The genomic stretch ACGAACCGGGAAAATATGAAATCATTTTTACGCCAACAGCCGTAACAATGGCCACTCCAAAACCTTCCTATGGCAAATGGGTTTTGTTCAACAATCTTGCTAAACATTATTCGTTTACTGTGCTGCCCGATTTGCATAATAAAATTTCTTTTTCCTTAAGAGATATGTTGTTGCTTATTGGTTTGTTATTACTGCTGTTTCTCGTCATTTATTATTTTATCAAAACAAAAAATGCAAGAAAAATTGCGCTTGCCACGCAACAAAAAGAAACATCCAAACTGCAACTCGAAGCTGTAAGAAACCAGCTCAATCCGCACTTTATGTTCAATGCTTTGACAGGCATTCAAAACCTGATGAATAAAAATAAAACCGATAAAGCCAATGAATATTTAAGCAGCTTTTCACGCATCACAAGAAATATACTCGACGGCTCAAAATCAACACTCATCAGCATTTCAGAAGAAAAGAGCTTATTGGATGATTATTTAAAAATGGAACAGCTTCGTTTTAATTTTCATTATTCCATTATCATTGATAAAAATATTGATGCAGACAATATAGAAATTCCTGCGATGCTTTTACAACCTTTGATTGAAAACGCCGTGAAGCATGGCATCAGCGATTTGAACAAAGAAGGCAATATCGAAATCCGGTTTTCATCCAAAGAAAAAAAACTGTTGCTCGAAGTTGTTGATGACGGCGAAGGTTTCGACACAACAAAAAGCTACGACGGTTACGGATTACAATTGACGAGGAAAAGAATATCTTTACTCAACGCAATTTACACACATACAAAAATTGAAATGAATAGTACATCCAACAACAACGGAACAACTATTCAAATCGTTTTAAACAACTGGCTCGAACAATGAACGTAATTTTAATTGATGATGAAACCGGAAACTCGGAAAACCTGCAATCCTTGCTGGCAAAGCATTTCAGCGGAATCAATGTTTTGTGCGCCTGCTCTCAGGTTGATGAAGCCGTGTCAAAAATTGAACAACTGGAACCCGATTTAATTTTCCTCGATATTCAAATGGGAAAGCAATCCGGCTTTGATTTGTTGGGCAAAGTGACAATAAGAAATTTTGAAGTGATTTTTGTAACGGCTTATGATAAATACGGCATTCAGGCAATCAAATTTGCGGCATTGGATTATTTATTAAAACCGATTGACATCAACGAACTAAAAGAAGCTGTTGCCAAAGCCGAAAAGAAAATTACCGAAAGAAAAACGAATACACAGCTCGATTTTTTAATTCAAAACTTAAAGCAAACAGAACGCAGGCAACCGAAAATTGCATTACCGCAATTGCAGGAAATCCGCTATGTTCAGGTAAATGACATCGTTCGTTGCGAAGCGGAAAATTCTTACACATTTTTCCATCTTTCCAACGGCGATAAAATTTTAGTTTCCAAACCTTTGAAAGAATATGCTGAAATGCTGCAACCTTATGGCTTTATAAGAACGCATCAATCGCATCTGGCAAATCCGGCTTTTGTAAAAAGCTGGCTGAGAGAAGATGGCGGAAGTTTGTTATTGAATAATGGAATAAAAATACCTGTTTCCAAAATGAATAAAGATTCTGTGAAACAGGCATTGACTTCAAATGCCTAATTGATAAATAACTGACAATTAGTGTCTCAAAGGGCTTTTGAAAGCTCTAAGAATCGCGTATTTGATTTTTCACTCCATTACCTTACCGAAACAAAAGAGGCTGTCTCGGAGTTTTGAGAAAACAGCCTCTTTTGTTTCTTCAAACTTTAGTTTTTATCTGCTGCAGCCTCGATACATATCCGCACAAGCCCCTTTATTTTGATACATGAAGACACATACAGAAGCGTTAAAATAACCCAGTAGTTACACTAAGTTATTTACTCAAAAATCATAATCAGATTAAAAGGTTCCGGTAAATACAAATGTTGGGTTATCTACACTTGTAAATCGCATATATGCAACATTGGTATCAGGATCAATATAATAATCAAGTGCAAAATTATCTGTATTAATACGCTCCTGTAGCAATGGAGACAAAGTACTATATAATGCATTTGCATTACCTGAAGATGTCCTATATGTAAACTTAAGCGTATTGTCGCTGTTAACTTCGTATGAATATGAATAATCAAGATTTAAATAAGAGGAAGAGCCATAAGGTGTAACAACCCTTAATGTAAATGTTTTTGCTGCCCCGTTTATGCTCATAAATGATATTTCTCCTAAAGATAGTTGCGATCCACCGACATTCCATCCATTTATGCCAGCATTGGTAGAGGCTCTTCTTGTTACAAAATCGCTACCCCAGCCGGATGCACTGGTCTCATTTGCGACTGTAATAACACTACCTCCACCAGTAAAAACATTTACAGCTGGAATAAGTGGAACCGGGCTTTGCAATATTGGATATTTTCCACCAGTAGATGTGTACACTGCTAACGTTTGTGCATCTTTCCACGCAATTTTTTTGAATTGCAAGCCGGCTATATTCACGCCACTATCCAACAAAGACATTTCATCTACCGTATAAGCAAATTTTGCTGTACTGGACACTAAATCTCCATTGCCATCTACAGTAGTAAACGTTACTCTTTTTCCTGCATCCAAATCGTTAGAAGCATTTGGTACTATGGCAATATTCGTCCCATCATCCAATGCAATATATGCATTACTGTTTGCGGTAAAGAAATCTCTGAATGCCTGAATAGCCGTAAGATATCCGCCTGAAGTATATATTGCTTTTTGTGCTGCGGTGGCTTTCACAAAACTTAACGGCATCCGATACCGCTTACCTAAAAATACGATACTGTCTCCATTGGTATGGTCATAGATATAATCTACATCTCCCCCATAACCGTTTCGAACATTATTATCCGGGTCATTCAGTTCTGTAATATAGTTATAGGTATCAAAAGTTAAAGCCGCCCCCATGTCAGCCCTCAGACGCGTTTGAGATTGCTTGGACGTACTTGCGAACTGGTCTAATAAATCTGAATACATAGTAACCTGCAATGAATCGTCGAAACTCATATAAAATCCATAACCACCACCGAAATAAACAGGTGTCGTTACTATCCAACCGTCAGGTGCGGATGTCAGTGTCTTTTTAACGAAGTTAATAGTGTCAGACATCCTAGCTTCCGGGCTTTTATCAAATTTTGCGACATAGGAGTCTTTTTTGCAACTGCTTATAAAGAAAACTATTGCAAATAAACTAAACAGAAAAGAAGATATTTTTTTCATCTGTGAATATACATTATGCTGACACTTAAACAGCGGTTAAAAATATTTATGGTTTTATAATTGTGCCTAAACGCCTTTGTTGAAAAGTTGTCTTACTTTGAAATAAAATAATACATACAACATAATAGATTTAAAAGATAATACCCAAAAAGTTGCCATTTGGTTAAAGGCTTTGTCATTCCAATTTTGTCAATTAACCCTTTGGGAAATATCAATCCAAGAATTCGCAAAAATGATGTTCCCGCAGAAAACAATACGAGGATTTTTAACATTCAAATTTGTAATTTTTATTCAGATAATGGTCCATAAAAATAATTGTCCGGGTCGGATTGCACGTAGAAGCCCCCTGTCTTTGTAAACATATTCGCAGGCACATTATATTGAGGCTTATATTGCAACCAATCTCCTATGAAAACATTGCTTGTTAAATACGCTTGTATTGTATTAGTAACCGAACTGGCAAAGTAACTGCCGTTACTATAAGTTGTTCCCGTTTTGTTAGTAACCTTTGCAAATTGAACAGTACCGGTGGTTTCATTGATACTCATAGAAAAGTCAAAATCGCCAAGAAAATTACCTGTTCCGTCCCCGTAAGTAAAAGGAATACGAAGCGTCATGGTATTTTTACTGGTAAACAATAACTGTATGCCAGTGGCTAACCAGCCTGTCTGTACCTTTATAGCATCTTGTAACGCTTTATACTCCTCTGCAAATGAAGTTGATTGTCCATACAAATTATACATATTATCAGTCAAATTAACTGTTAATGAAGTATATGGTGTACCTCGATTTAACCAATAAGGGAATGTTACTGATGGGTCTTTCACAGTATCTTTTATATATAACTGCACTTCTTTTTGCAAAGCTCTGTAATCAATACCCATGTTATTATAGTAATTCACGATACTTGATTCTTTTTCCCTCAATCCGGTAGCGCCGGCGCTCGAGGTTTTGACCCAATAATCGAACCATGATGGTCCAGACACAAGCATATAAGCATTTGTCTCTGCCATGTCTTCCACCGGATTTTCACTCGCATAGCTGCTTACAAAACCGTACTTGTGAGAAGTATCTGCCGGAGTTTGCGTCCAGTTAGCATTATAGTATGCAGCAGTAAATTGTTGAAAATCAGACGGCATTGTGTATGTCTGCTGTAAAATATGTGTATATTCATGATGAATAAGGTGTAACATACCCGGGACAAAACTGGGACCCGTGGAAAAACCATCCAAACCAAAAATATTAACGCGGATTCCTCCTGAAGCTGTACCCGCATATCCCACCAAAGAGCCATCATAAGAAGTGGACCCCCAAAGCACTAACTGCTTAAACCCATACTTTTTTAGAAACGACTCTCCAGCCACTTTGTTATAAGGCGCATAGTATCCGCTTAATACAGTCTGCATACTTGGCTGAACAACGCTCGGGTCTGGCGGCGTTACATTTCTGTCATATTCGTGGAAATAAGAATTAGTATGATAAATAACATCCACATTGTACGGGTCTAAAAAATTAGCTTTTAACCATGCATCTAAAGCTGTATTACTTGCGGTGCTATCAGCATTCAGGCTGCTCATATCAACTGGTGTAAAATCTTCTTTTTTACAAGAAAAAAATAACGCCGCCACAGATACTAGTAATAATGACTTGATTATAAATCTTTGCAACATGAACTTATAGTTTTTAATAAGTAAATAATAGTTTTCTTCTAACGAGGATTAAGTTCTAATCCTGCTAATTTCGCTTCTTCCGGCAACTGAAATAATCTCCGTGGGTCATCGGGCTTTAATTCTATAAAAGTCTCTACACCTCTACTGTCAATCACATTATGTCTTACCGTTATTCCGGTTCTGACGATATCCAACCAACGCAATCCCTCCTGTAAAAACTCCGCCTTTTTAGCATCTAATATCGCTCGGATAACGCCTTCTTTCTCATCTGATATGGAATAGTAAGCCATAATTTTGGAAAATGTAACAGCATCATTTATCGGATTATAATAAGACATTCTTACACTATAAAAAGTATTCAAATCCTGCAAAGCAAGGTCAAACTGACCTAATTGTGCATAGGCTTCTGCCCTGTTTAACAAAGCTTCATCCACTGTAAACAAAATCATAGGCAAATACGGATAGCCTGTGTTTGCCGTAGCATAGTAGAAATACTCTTTCCATTTATATGTTGTATAGTTTGGGAGCCCATAGTTAAATACCTTATTGTCCAACGCCTTTCCGATACAGTTACCTCCACTCAAAAACATATTTGACAAGGTAGAACCATAACCATACTCCGGTGTCGTATATACTCTTTGGTATGTGGAATAAGAACTGTTCATCAGCAAAGTTGCCTTAACGTCGGTTTTGGTAAATGCATTATTAAAATCCTGGGGACTTAAAGGTTTAAATACTGATGTCCATTGTCTTAGATTATCTTTAATGTCGCCGGACGGAATAATCTGAGCGACCTGGTCAATTACTTTTTGCCATTCTCCCTTGAACAAATAAAATCTCGCTGCAAATGCATGAGCCGCAGCAGGCGTAAAATGATACTTGGGAACATCATAAGCATTTGCAGAAAGCAACTTCATACCTTCGGTTAAGTCAGCCTCGATACTGTCATAAGTTGACTGAACCGTTCCTCTTGTATATTTTCCCAAAAGGGTCGTTTCCGGCGTAACGGGATAAGGAACACCTGGCGAACTATTATCGCCTCCATTTACATAAGGCTTTGCGAAAAATATAGATAACATGTGTTCTGCGTAAGCCCTGCAAACCAAAGCTTCTCCTTTATATGGGTCTGCATCTGCTCCAAAATTATTTTCTTTTATAGATTCCAAAGCCTGATTCGCTGCAGCAATTGCAGTATAGCAACCATTCCAATATGATATCGCGGTATTTGCATCGTTATTTGGATAGTCATTCCAAAAATAATAAGCTGTCAGATAATCGTTAATATCTCCCGAACCTTTATCTTCTGCATTGTCAGATGCGGTTTCTGCAAAAGTTAAATAATCAGCTTGCGGATAAGCAGTACCTACTAATTGCTTGAGTTTGTCAATCGTGTTAATCTGGGTCCTATTATCAGGATTCTTATTCAGAAATTTTTTACAGGATCCAAATAGGGTAATACTTAAACAACTATAAAGAAGTAATTTATTCGTTTTCATAATTTTTAATATTTTACAATCCAACTTTTAAAGTAAAAGTGAAATACTTTGGCTGAGGCAATGCTACACCTCCTGAATTAAAGAACTCCGGGTCTTGTCCGTTCAATTTTTTGTCGGCATATATCGTCCAAATATTATTGGTAGTGAAAGCAAAAGATGTCGTTTTCAACCCCAGTCTTTTACATAAGGCATTTGGCAGATTGTATGCGAGATTCACGTACCCGACTTTCACATAATCTCCTTTTGCCACACGTTCCGTAGAATAATTGTATAAATTGTATGGATAAACAGCGCTGACCAAATTACCATTGTTATCAACTATCTGTGCCTGAGATACTTGGTCCATTATTGCGGGAATGGTTGTTTTTAATTCATCGCCCGGCATTTCCCACCTGTTTGCGATGTCTTTACTCATTGCCTGCATATCTGAATAAGCAGAGCTTATGTCCGGATTTAATCTTAAAACATTGCCAGCCGAGAATTTAATTAAGCCTGCAATTGAGAAATTCTTATATCTGAAATTTGTGTAAAAGCCTCCGGTGGTAATCGGGTCTGTGGGTCCTTCGTATTTTAGATTAGACAGGTCATCACTCTGAAGATTGACATATGTGGTTACGGGCTTATCCTCTCCTGTACCAATAAATTTCGGATATCCCAAGTAATGGTCTAAACCGGCGAACTGCACTGAGAACATACCTCTTACCGGATAGCCCAGTATCGCAGCCCCGTTTCCCGATACGGCATCCCATATTCTGGGGTCGGTTTCCAATGATGTGATTTTGTTGGTATTTTTTGCAATATTGAATCTTACAGTCCAGCCAAAATCTCTTTTCCTGATGACTTCTGCATTAAGGGAAAATTCCAATCCACGACCTTTCATACTGGCATAGTTGCCTTGTTTTTGATATTCTCCACCAATACCGGAAGTTAATACCGGACCTATCAAACTAAATTGTTTTCTATCATAATAATCTGCCATAAGATTTATTCGGTTACTTAAGAAAGCTATGTTTGCTCCCAAATCCAGCTCATGTTGCTTTTCCCATGTCAATTCAGAATTTGCCAAGTGGTCAATGTAAGTTAAGGTCTCCTGGTCTGTAATATATGGTCTTCTCGCAATCATGTTATAATATACAGCAGAAGAATTTGTAGCATTTCCTATATTTCCGACTAAGCCGTAAGATGCCCTTAAAACTGCGCTTGTTATAATTTTATTTTCTTTCCAGAAGGGTTCTGCATCTATATTCCAGCTACCTGAAATATTCCATGTTGGCAGCCAGCGGGCAGTTTTGCTTTCTCCCATTTTATTGGAACCATCGTAGCGCATAGAAGGTGTAATGGTATATCTGCTTTTATAGGAATAGGTAACTTGTCCCATATAAGCTAAAAATCGGTCATATTGGGGACCCATACCAAAATATGCTTTACCTTGCTCTCCCGCTTGTTTAAAATATTTGTAATATGGATTTACAAGCCCTCCATTGTCATATTGATAACCGACGCCATCGAAGTATTCATTTTGCCTGTCTATGCTCCTGACTTCCATAGAAGCAAAAGCCGTCAATACATGGTCATTTCCGAAGTTTTTATTAAAATTCAGAGAGTTTCTCAAATAATAGCTCTTCATAGTAGTAGCGTTAATATCGTAAAAACCTCCACTCGGCAGCACGACTTCCGGAGTTGCATTTGAAACATCGGGGTCTGTGTAGAGATAATCATTGCTTCCAACCATTAATGCATTCAGATTTGCCTGATATGCCAAAACAAGATTGGAATTTTCCAAAGCATAGGTTTGATTCTCTGTCTTTACATATCTGTACGCTGCATCCAAACTATATTGCAGTGATGGCAGTAATTGATAAGAAGCATTACCCTGAATTTTATAATCCAATACATCCATCTACATATAGTTAGTATTCAGTTCATTCAGTATATTAAAGGGTGCATAGTTTTTGCGGAAATATTCAAGATTTCCGTTTTCATCATAAGCGGTTAACATCCTGCTAGTACCTAAAGCATATTGATAAGGGTTTATATCAAAACCTCTGATATAGGAGCCATAAACAGGCTCAGAAACCTGGTCTTGCGTACCCGGAGCCCTTTGATTTCTGACAGAACCTACCGACAATATTTCTCCTTTAAATTTAGAACCGACTTTAAAATTCATTCTAAAATCGCCAATTACCCTTTGTACACTGTTACCCAACGTAAATCCGTCGTCTTTTAAATAATCCAAAGAACCATAGGTTTGAAACTTATCTGTTCCGGATGACACACTCAAAGAATGTTCCTGCATCAATGAATTCTTAAACATTAAATCGAACCAGTTTGTATTAGCATTCGCATATCTCTGCAAAAAAGCGTTTCTGTGAGTATAGTCATTTATCAAACCATATTGTCCACTGCTTTCATCATACTCTTCAATCTCTTTATACATTTGATAAATAATTCCGCCGTTGCTGCCTCCCATAACACTATTAGCCTGAAAATACCCTTTGTTAAGTTCTTCCGTTAATACACTCATTTGTTCAGCGGAGTTCATAATGTCAAAATCTGCATAGTTAGGTTTTATGTATCTCGAAAAATTACCTACATAATTTATTGAAGGAAACCCACTGGCAGTGGAACGCCCCTTTTTGGTTGTAACCACCACTACGCCATTCATGGCACGCGCTCCGTATAAAGCTGTAGCTGCTGCATCTCTCAAAATAGTAATATCCTGGATATCGCTCGGACTGATACCGGCAATAGAAGACCCTAAAAGCGTATTCATATCTCCGGTAGTTAAAGCCTCGTTAGAGATATTAACAACATCTTCTATGATTATTCCGTCAATTACCCACAGAGGCTTATTATCTCCGGAAAGAGATGTCGCTCCACGAATTCTTAATTTAGGTGCAGCACCAAAAGTTCCTGAAACATTTTGCAAAGACACTCCCGCAAATTGACCTTCCAGCATTTTGGTAACATCAGGAGAACCATCTCTCTCCAGTTCCTTAGCCGACAATGTAGATGCAGAACCGTTAAATAGTTTCTTTCTGACCGTGGTATAACCTGTAATAACCACATCTCCCAACGCACTCGAATCTTCTTTAAGAGATACTAACAATGCTGTATTACCGCCAGCTTTAAGCGTGTAACCGGATAATGTTTGCGGCTTATAACCAACACAACTAAACACGAAACTGTACGTTCCTTTTGCCTCTACACTATCAAATCTGAAAACACCTGCCGTATCTGTTGTAGTCAGGTAAGACTTTTTAGTCGAAAGATTTTTTGCAGTTACCGTGACATTTGACACATGAACACCTTTTTCATTGTTTACGACACCAGAAACTGAAGTCGGTTGCTGTGCAAAAGCTGCAAATGAAAAGAATGTACCAATGGCAAAAAAAGCTATTCGCTTGTAATGAACCTTTAATTTTAGCACCATCCTCAAAGATTATTTTTTAATTAAAGTATACTATTCAAATGTTAATACGATGAAAAATGGCTTATCCCCCAAACAAATTAAAAAAATTTAAAAAAAAATTATTATTTCCCCGTTTGCTCAAACAAAATATGTTATATTAATATATATAATATTTTATTACATCACATACAACCGTTTGTAAATAATGGATACTTGTTTTAGGCGAAGAAAAATGGGAAATTATAATTTTGTTATCTTGGTAATAATAAACTTTTGGCTATCGGTTTTATCTATGCGCAGGTTGTTCATAGAAGCAATATCTTTAAGTATTTTATCTACCGGTTGTCTTGGATTAATGGCAGCTATGATATTAATATCCGCAACATCGGCAGGAGAATATTCAATTTGAACGTTAAACTTTTCAGCAAGCATATCCAATGCCGATGACATGGCAATATTATTCATAACTATTGAAGAGGAAGAGGACTTTTCCGCATGAGCAATAAGTATCGACGGTTTGCTATTTTCTGGAGACAGGAAATTAATAATAGAAGAAAATTTATTCTCCCGAATATTATAAACAATTTCATTACCTGCATTCAAATAATACCGTTTATAAACCGTAGTGGCAGCATTACCCACCTTGGTAACATATTTTCTGTTGTGGACGCTTAATTCTTTCAGATTATCATCTGCTTTTTTTACGAGCACTTTACCCTCATATAAGGTTACTGCTATTTCTTTAACGCCCGTTTTTACTCGAAAACGCGTACCTAAAGCAGTTGTGGAAATTTGG from Arachidicoccus sp. BS20 encodes the following:
- a CDS encoding LytR/AlgR family response regulator transcription factor, with the protein product MNVILIDDETGNSENLQSLLAKHFSGINVLCACSQVDEAVSKIEQLEPDLIFLDIQMGKQSGFDLLGKVTIRNFEVIFVTAYDKYGIQAIKFAALDYLLKPIDINELKEAVAKAEKKITERKTNTQLDFLIQNLKQTERRQPKIALPQLQEIRYVQVNDIVRCEAENSYTFFHLSNGDKILVSKPLKEYAEMLQPYGFIRTHQSHLANPAFVKSWLREDGGSLLLNNGIKIPVSKMNKDSVKQALTSNA
- a CDS encoding DUF4302 domain-containing protein, producing MKKISSFLFSLFAIVFFISSCKKDSYVAKFDKSPEARMSDTINFVKKTLTSAPDGWIVTTPVYFGGGYGFYMSFDDSLQVTMYSDLLDQFASTSKQSQTRLRADMGAALTFDTYNYITELNDPDNNVRNGYGGDVDYIYDHTNGDSIVFLGKRYRMPLSFVKATAAQKAIYTSGGYLTAIQAFRDFFTANSNAYIALDDGTNIAIVPNASNDLDAGKRVTFTTVDGNGDLVSSTAKFAYTVDEMSLLDSGVNIAGLQFKKIAWKDAQTLAVYTSTGGKYPILQSPVPLIPAVNVFTGGGSVITVANETSASGWGSDFVTRRASTNAGINGWNVGGSQLSLGEISFMSINGAAKTFTLRVVTPYGSSSYLNLDYSYSYEVNSDNTLKFTYRTSSGNANALYSTLSPLLQERINTDNFALDYYIDPDTNVAYMRFTSVDNPTFVFTGTF
- a CDS encoding substrate import-associated zinc metallohydrolase lipoprotein → MSSLNADSTASNTALDAWLKANFLDPYNVDVIYHTNSYFHEYDRNVTPPDPSVVQPSMQTVLSGYYAPYNKVAGESFLKKYGFKQLVLWGSTSYDGSLVGYAGTASGGIRVNIFGLDGFSTGPSFVPGMLHLIHHEYTHILQQTYTMPSDFQQFTAAYYNANWTQTPADTSHKYGFVSSYASENPVEDMAETNAYMLVSGPSWFDYWVKTSSAGATGLREKESSIVNYYNNMGIDYRALQKEVQLYIKDTVKDPSVTFPYWLNRGTPYTSLTVNLTDNMYNLYGQSTSFAEEYKALQDAIKVQTGWLATGIQLLFTSKNTMTLRIPFTYGDGTGNFLGDFDFSMSINETTGTVQFAKVTNKTGTTYSNGSYFASSVTNTIQAYLTSNVFIGDWLQYKPQYNVPANMFTKTGGFYVQSDPDNYFYGPLSE
- a CDS encoding RagB/SusD family nutrient uptake outer membrane protein, producing the protein MKTNKLLLYSCLSITLFGSCKKFLNKNPDNRTQINTIDKLKQLVGTAYPQADYLTFAETASDNAEDKGSGDINDYLTAYYFWNDYPNNDANTAISYWNGCYTAIAAANQALESIKENNFGADADPYKGEALVCRAYAEHMLSIFFAKPYVNGGDNSSPGVPYPVTPETTLLGKYTRGTVQSTYDSIEADLTEGMKLLSANAYDVPKYHFTPAAAHAFAARFYLFKGEWQKVIDQVAQIIPSGDIKDNLRQWTSVFKPLSPQDFNNAFTKTDVKATLLMNSSYSTYQRVYTTPEYGYGSTLSNMFLSGGNCIGKALDNKVFNYGLPNYTTYKWKEYFYYATANTGYPYLPMILFTVDEALLNRAEAYAQLGQFDLALQDLNTFYSVRMSYYNPINDAVTFSKIMAYYSISDEKEGVIRAILDAKKAEFLQEGLRWLDIVRTGITVRHNVIDSRGVETFIELKPDDPRRLFQLPEEAKLAGLELNPR
- a CDS encoding SusC/RagA family TonB-linked outer membrane protein: MDVLDYKIQGNASYQLLPSLQYSLDAAYRYVKTENQTYALENSNLVLAYQANLNALMVGSNDYLYTDPDVSNATPEVVLPSGGFYDINATTMKSYYLRNSLNFNKNFGNDHVLTAFASMEVRSIDRQNEYFDGVGYQYDNGGLVNPYYKYFKQAGEQGKAYFGMGPQYDRFLAYMGQVTYSYKSRYTITPSMRYDGSNKMGESKTARWLPTWNISGSWNIDAEPFWKENKIITSAVLRASYGLVGNIGNATNSSAVYYNMIARRPYITDQETLTYIDHLANSELTWEKQHELDLGANIAFLSNRINLMADYYDRKQFSLIGPVLTSGIGGEYQKQGNYASMKGRGLEFSLNAEVIRKRDFGWTVRFNIAKNTNKITSLETDPRIWDAVSGNGAAILGYPVRGMFSVQFAGLDHYLGYPKFIGTGEDKPVTTYVNLQSDDLSNLKYEGPTDPITTGGFYTNFRYKNFSIAGLIKFSAGNVLRLNPDISSAYSDMQAMSKDIANRWEMPGDELKTTIPAIMDQVSQAQIVDNNGNLVSAVYPYNLYNYSTERVAKGDYVKVGYVNLAYNLPNALCKRLGLKTTSFAFTTNNIWTIYADKKLNGQDPEFFNSGGVALPQPKYFTFTLKVGL
- a CDS encoding carboxypeptidase regulatory-like domain-containing protein, producing MVLKLKVHYKRIAFFAIGTFFSFAAFAQQPTSVSGVVNNEKGVHVSNVTVTAKNLSTKKSYLTTTDTAGVFRFDSVEAKGTYSFVFSCVGYKPQTLSGYTLKAGGNTALLVSLKEDSSALGDVVITGYTTVRKKLFNGSASTLSAKELERDGSPDVTKMLEGQFAGVSLQNVSGTFGAAPKLRIRGATSLSGDNKPLWVIDGIIIEDVVNISNEALTTGDMNTLLGSSIAGISPSDIQDITILRDAAATALYGARAMNGVVVVTTKKGRSTASGFPSINYVGNFSRYIKPNYADFDIMNSAEQMSVLTEELNKGYFQANSVMGGSNGGIIYQMYKEIEEYDESSGQYGLINDYTHRNAFLQRYANANTNWFDLMFKNSLMQEHSLSVSSGTDKFQTYGSLDYLKDDGFTLGNSVQRVIGDFRMNFKVGSKFKGEILSVGSVRNQRAPGTQDQVSEPVYGSYIRGFDINPYQYALGTSRMLTAYDENGNLEYFRKNYAPFNILNELNTNYM
- a CDS encoding FecR family protein, with protein sequence MNITEEVIDKFFTGACSVEEKKEIARYFEEHPAEVDKYFPDVEWNDDSKWNEPIDSCVSERMLDEIHYAINKKRLYRKSLYYKVSSIAAVVVLFMGIWYYFEHKPAVESPVAIVPAAKEIIKSNMGTAVEHLILPDSTVVELYPQSTVSYLDNFEPAKRDIHLKGEAVFKVYKDSKRPFTVYSDQISTTALGTRFRVKTGVKEIAVTLYEGKVLVKKADDNLKELSVHNRKYVTKVGNAATTVYKRYYLNAGNEIVYNIRENKFSSIINFLSPENSKPSILIAHAEKSSSSSIVMNNIAMSSALDMLAEKFNVQIEYSPADVADINIIAAINPRQPVDKILKDIASMNNLRIDKTDSQKFIITKITKL